A genomic stretch from Enterobacter oligotrophicus includes:
- the ygjK gene encoding alpha-glucosidase: MKFISRLTPLACALTLSFSAHAATANDFKNVINRTGAPEYMHDFDYDDHQRFNPFFDRGAWHGHLLPDGPQTQGGFPGVALLTEEYINFMATNFDRLTVYQNGKKVDFTLEAYSLPGALVQKLSASDVQIEMTLRFASSRTSLLETRITSKTPLDLVWDGELLEKLEAKEGKPLSDKTIDGAYPDYQRKIIPARDGLKVTFGRVRSTWDLLTSGSSEYQVHKSIPANTTVDGHRFTSRAHISGSATFYTTYSHLLNADEVAREQPQIRDILARPASYMTASRERWEGYLHKGLTNPNATPEQTRVAVKAIETLNGNWRSPGGAVRYNTVTPSVTGRWFSGNQTWPWDTWKQAFAMSHFNPEIAKENIRAVFSWQIKPDDPVRPQDAGFVPDLIAWNLSPERGGDGGNWNERNTKPSLAAWSVMEVYHVTQDKAWLAEMYPKLVAYHDWWLRNRDHNGNGVPEYGATRDKAHNTANGEMLFTVKKGDKEETLSGLTHYASIIDKGHYDSLEIPAQVAASWESGRDDAAVFGFIDKAQLDKYVKNGGKRSDWTVKFAENRNKAGNLLGYSLLQESVDQASYMYSDNHYLAQMATLLGKAQEASHYRQLADKLARYINTCMFDAKSGFYYDIRIEDTPLANGCAGKPIVERGKGPEGWSPLFNGAATQKQADAVVKVMLDPKTFNTYVPLGTAALTNPAFGPDIYWRGRVWVDQFWFGLKGMERYGYREQAQNLAQTFFKHAKGLTSDGPIQENYNPLTGAQQGAPNFSWSAAHLYMLYNDFFRKSNG, encoded by the coding sequence ATGAAATTCATCTCCCGCCTTACGCCGCTGGCCTGTGCGCTTACGCTCAGTTTTTCGGCCCACGCCGCGACGGCAAATGATTTCAAAAACGTCATTAACCGTACCGGTGCGCCGGAGTATATGCACGATTTCGACTATGACGACCACCAGCGCTTTAATCCCTTTTTTGATCGGGGTGCCTGGCATGGTCATCTCCTGCCGGACGGGCCGCAAACCCAGGGCGGATTTCCGGGCGTAGCGCTGCTTACGGAAGAGTACATCAACTTTATGGCGACGAATTTTGACCGCCTGACCGTGTACCAGAACGGGAAAAAAGTGGATTTCACGCTTGAGGCCTACAGCCTCCCCGGCGCGCTGGTACAGAAGCTCAGCGCCAGCGATGTGCAGATTGAGATGACGCTGCGCTTTGCCTCTTCACGAACCTCACTGCTGGAAACCCGAATCACCAGCAAGACGCCGCTCGACCTGGTGTGGGATGGAGAACTACTGGAAAAACTGGAGGCCAAAGAGGGCAAACCACTGTCGGATAAGACCATCGATGGTGCATATCCGGATTACCAGCGCAAAATAATCCCGGCTCGTGATGGCCTGAAAGTGACGTTTGGCAGGGTCCGCTCAACCTGGGATCTGCTGACCTCCGGCAGCTCCGAATATCAGGTTCATAAATCGATACCAGCAAACACCACGGTCGACGGGCACCGTTTTACCAGCCGGGCACACATTTCAGGCAGCGCGACCTTCTATACCACCTATTCCCATCTGCTGAATGCCGATGAAGTGGCGCGCGAGCAGCCGCAAATCCGCGATATTCTGGCGCGCCCGGCCTCTTATATGACCGCGTCGCGGGAGCGATGGGAAGGCTATCTGCATAAAGGTTTGACCAACCCTAATGCCACACCGGAGCAGACCCGCGTGGCAGTGAAAGCCATAGAGACGCTCAACGGCAACTGGCGCTCGCCAGGCGGTGCGGTACGCTATAACACGGTGACACCATCGGTTACCGGGCGCTGGTTCTCCGGCAACCAGACCTGGCCGTGGGATACCTGGAAACAGGCATTTGCCATGTCGCATTTCAACCCGGAAATTGCCAAAGAGAACATCCGCGCGGTCTTCTCCTGGCAAATCAAACCTGACGATCCGGTTCGCCCGCAGGATGCCGGTTTTGTCCCCGATCTCATCGCCTGGAACCTCAGCCCGGAACGTGGCGGTGATGGCGGAAACTGGAATGAGCGCAATACTAAACCGAGTCTGGCAGCCTGGTCCGTCATGGAGGTTTATCACGTCACCCAGGACAAAGCCTGGCTCGCGGAAATGTATCCAAAGCTCGTCGCTTATCATGACTGGTGGCTACGCAACCGCGACCATAACGGCAACGGCGTGCCTGAATATGGTGCCACGCGGGACAAAGCGCATAATACGGCCAATGGCGAGATGCTGTTCACGGTCAAAAAAGGTGATAAAGAAGAGACGCTGTCCGGGCTAACCCATTACGCCAGCATAATCGACAAGGGGCATTACGACAGTCTTGAAATTCCGGCGCAGGTCGCCGCATCGTGGGAGTCTGGCCGGGATGATGCCGCTGTTTTCGGTTTCATCGACAAGGCGCAGCTGGATAAATACGTCAAAAATGGCGGTAAGCGCAGCGACTGGACGGTGAAGTTTGCGGAAAATCGCAATAAAGCGGGAAATCTTCTGGGCTACTCGCTACTGCAGGAATCTGTCGACCAGGCGAGCTATATGTACAGCGATAACCACTATCTGGCGCAAATGGCGACCCTGTTAGGCAAAGCGCAGGAAGCCAGCCATTATCGCCAGCTGGCAGATAAACTTGCACGCTATATCAACACCTGCATGTTCGATGCGAAAAGCGGTTTCTACTATGACATCCGCATCGAGGATACACCGCTGGCGAACGGCTGTGCGGGTAAACCGATCGTCGAGCGTGGTAAAGGGCCGGAAGGCTGGTCACCGCTGTTCAACGGCGCGGCGACGCAGAAACAGGCAGATGCGGTGGTGAAGGTCATGCTGGACCCGAAAACGTTCAACACATACGTGCCACTCGGCACAGCGGCGCTGACGAACCCGGCGTTTGGCCCGGATATCTACTGGCGCGGGCGCGTCTGGGTGGATCAGTTCTGGTTTGGATTAAAAGGAATGGAACGCTACGGCTACCGCGAGCAGGCGCAAAACCTGGCGCAAACCTTCTTTAAGCATGCGAAAGGATTAACGTCCGACGGTCCGATCCAGGAAAATTACAACCCGCTGACCGGCGCACAGCAAGGCGCACCGAATTTCTCCTGGAGCGCGGCGCATTTATACATGTTGTATAACGACTTTTTCCGCAAGTCTAACGGGTGA
- a CDS encoding DUF1176 domain-containing protein, whose product MRHCVFILFLSCVLPASLAWAAPAQQSFSDWQVTCNNQNFCIARNTGEHHGLVMTLSRSAGAKTDATLRIDLGGLSPPPVKEPDIAPRLLLDDTPLTLNAQHWQLTPWHLKTDDATTITTFLKHIQEGQALTLRGGKQVASLDGLKAALLFIDAQQKRVGSETAWIKKGDEPPLSVPPAPALKKVAVVNPTPTPLTHEELNDLLDYGTWRMNNSQCSLDPNRREVRVTALTDDKALLIISCEAGAYNTVDLAWLVSRKKPFAARSVRLRLPFTPSSESSEMELMNASFDEKTRELTTLSLGRGIADCGIQTRWRFDGQRFRLVRYAEEPSCDNWNGPDAWPTLWITR is encoded by the coding sequence ATGCGCCACTGCGTTTTTATTCTCTTCCTGTCTTGCGTGCTGCCTGCGTCGTTGGCGTGGGCTGCGCCCGCTCAACAGTCTTTTTCAGACTGGCAGGTGACCTGCAACAACCAGAATTTTTGCATTGCGCGTAATACCGGTGAACATCACGGCCTGGTCATGACGCTCAGCCGCAGCGCCGGAGCGAAAACGGATGCAACGTTGCGTATCGACCTGGGCGGGCTCTCCCCGCCGCCGGTCAAAGAGCCTGACATTGCTCCCCGGCTTTTGCTGGATGATACGCCGTTAACACTGAACGCACAGCACTGGCAACTCACTCCCTGGCATCTGAAGACAGACGACGCAACGACCATCACCACCTTTTTGAAACACATTCAGGAGGGGCAGGCACTGACCCTGCGCGGCGGCAAACAGGTTGCCTCTCTGGACGGTCTGAAAGCGGCGTTGTTATTTATCGACGCTCAGCAGAAACGCGTCGGGAGTGAAACGGCCTGGATTAAGAAAGGTGACGAACCGCCGCTGAGCGTCCCCCCCGCACCGGCCTTAAAAAAGGTGGCGGTAGTGAACCCGACACCTACGCCGCTCACCCACGAAGAGCTGAACGATCTGCTGGATTACGGGACCTGGCGGATGAATAACAGCCAGTGCTCGCTCGACCCGAACCGTCGCGAAGTGCGCGTGACCGCATTGACCGACGACAAAGCGCTGCTGATCATCAGCTGTGAAGCCGGGGCCTATAACACCGTTGACCTGGCGTGGCTGGTGTCGCGTAAAAAACCGTTTGCGGCCCGCAGCGTCAGGCTGCGTCTGCCGTTTACGCCGTCAAGCGAAAGCAGTGAAATGGAGCTGATGAACGCCAGTTTTGACGAAAAAACGCGTGAACTGACCACGCTTTCGTTAGGACGCGGTATTGCGGATTGCGGGATACAGACGCGCTGGCGTTTTGACGGCCAGCGCTTTCGTCTGGTGCGGTATGCCGAAGAACCAAGCTGCGATAACTGGAATGGGCCAGACGCCTGGCCCACGCTGTGGATCACCCGTTAG
- the nudK gene encoding GDP-mannose pyrophosphatase NudK: MSLKIDVIKDIILSENYFVLRNITYDLTRNNGEVIRHKREVYDRGNGATILLYNREKQSVVLIRQFRVATWVNGNPDGRLIETCAGLLDDDEPEVCIRKEAVEETGFEVGEVTKVFELFMSPGGVTEIIHFFIAEYNDAQRTHRGGGVEDEDIEVLEIPFAEALAMVKSGEIRDGKTVILLQYLQTTGLMSSVSDKSIR; this comes from the coding sequence ATGTCCCTGAAAATAGACGTCATCAAAGACATCATCCTTTCTGAAAACTATTTTGTCCTGCGTAACATCACCTATGATTTAACGCGTAATAACGGTGAAGTGATCCGCCATAAACGCGAGGTCTATGACCGTGGCAACGGGGCAACCATTCTGCTGTATAACCGTGAAAAGCAAAGCGTGGTGTTGATTCGTCAGTTTCGGGTGGCGACATGGGTGAATGGCAATCCTGACGGACGGCTGATTGAAACCTGCGCTGGCCTGCTCGACGACGATGAACCTGAAGTCTGCATCCGTAAAGAGGCCGTGGAAGAGACAGGCTTTGAAGTGGGGGAGGTGACAAAAGTCTTTGAGTTATTCATGTCGCCAGGCGGCGTAACGGAGATCATCCATTTCTTCATCGCGGAATACAACGATGCGCAGCGGACTCACCGGGGAGGCGGCGTAGAAGACGAAGATATCGAGGTGCTGGAAATTCCTTTCGCTGAGGCATTAGCCATGGTGAAAAGTGGTGAGATCAGGGACGGTAAGACGGTGATATTGCTGCAATATTTACAAACAACCGGTCTGATGAGTTCCGTTTCGGATAAATCTATCCGATAA